The following coding sequences lie in one Chelmon rostratus isolate fCheRos1 chromosome 2, fCheRos1.pri, whole genome shotgun sequence genomic window:
- the lsm3 gene encoding snRNA-associated Sm-like protein LSm3, with product MADEVEQQPTTNTVEEPLDLIRLSLDERIYVKMRNDRELRGRLHAYDQHLNMILGDVEETVTTVEIDEETYEELYKSTKRNIPMLFVRGDGVVLVAPPLRVG from the exons ATGGCGGACGAAGTTGAGCAG CAACCAACTACCAACACTGTTGAGGAGCCGCTCGATCTGATCAGACTCAGTCTAGATGAGAGGATCTATGTCAAGATGAGGAACGACCGGGAGCTCCGCGGCCGGCTGCAT GCCTACGATCAGCACCTGAACATGATCCTGGGTGACGTAGAGGAGACGGTGACGACGGTGGAGATTGACGAGGAGACGTATGAAGAACTCTACAAG TCAACCAAGAGGAACATCCCCATGCTGTTCGTCAGAGGAGACGGCGTCGTCCTCGTAGCTCCGCCCCTCAGGGTGGGCTAA